A stretch of DNA from Engraulis encrasicolus isolate BLACKSEA-1 unplaced genomic scaffold, IST_EnEncr_1.0 scaffold_80_np1212, whole genome shotgun sequence:
AACAAACTTCCACAGCACAcattgttcactgcacacaacaaagttgcctttatgcctcacctgtgcaagggggaagTCTCAAATGGCACCTGAAgggagtaccatgctcagggtacctcagtcatggaggaggatggacatCGACATTGAATACCCCCtttcctcttttgtgtgtgtgtgtgtgtgtgtgtgtgtgtgtgtgtgtgtgtgtgtgtgtgtgtgtgtgtgtgtgtgtttaggtgccgTTGTGGGCTCTGTCTGTGCCACTGCCTGCGGTGGTGCTGATGGCAGTGTGCGCTTACATGCTGTTACTGGGGGTGGCATTGTGGGGAAGACACTGCTTAAAGGTACACACGcaagagcgcgcgcgcacacacacaccagcctagtCTCATGCAATTGCGTAAAATACAACGCGTGTTTGCATTTTTTCACATGGATATTTACGCTGTGCGAAAGGAGGACTGTGCATGCGAAAATGTGCCTTGACAAAAACAATTCCTAAACCTATCCTGTCCATATACAATAAAAAACTGTATCCAAACGATGCCccaaccaaaacaattcctaaacctaatagtcagtaaaggcatgtgtttgcacgtgtgttttGTCTGAAAAGGCATGTCCACACCTTCGCTTTGGCGTAAAGTACAACGTGAACATTTGAAAGAGCGTAACCTTCGACGTGAAAGTGGTACCCAACCTTTGTGTTGTATCATACGCTTTCTCATGAGATTAGGtagtgcacacacgtacacacaccttaCACGGGGGGGCATTATGGGGATAACACTACTTAAAGATACACATGGTGGAGTGTGATGCAGAGTGCTGTGTTTGTTGTGACGGTGTATTGGTGTGTGACTACTGCCTGGTGCATCCATAGTGCTTAATGcctctaaaatgtgtgtgtgtgtgtgtgttttcggtgGAGTGTGGtgcagagtgctgtgtgtgttgtgacactGTGTCGGCCTTGTGTATAATGCTTAATATGTCTattataatatttgtgtgtgtgtttgtgtttgtgtgtgttgtgcgtgctgtGACAGTGTGTCGGCCTTGTGTATaacgtgtgtgtatatagtgtgtcgGTGTGTGACTACTGCCTTGTGTCTAATATATGTTTgtagtatctctgtgtgtgtgtgctgtgtgtgttgtgtgtgtgtgtgtgtgtgtgtgtgtgtgtgtgtgtgtgtgtgtgtgtgtgtgtgtgctgtgtgtgttgtgtttgtgacaGTGTGCCAGCGTGACTACAGCCTTGAGAAGAATGCACAATATGTCTAatatagtatttgtgtgtgtgtgtgtgtgtgtgtgtgtgtgtgtgtgtgtgtgtgtgtgtgtgtgtgtgtgtgtctgtgtctgtgtgtgtttgtgtgttaggtgGAGTGTGGAGCAGAGTGCTGTGCGTGTTGTGACAGTGTGCCGGCGTGACTACTGCCTCGTGAATAATGCttaatatatagtatatataatgtagtatgtgtgtgtctctgtgtgttttagGTGGAGTGTGGTGCGGAATGCTGTGCGTGTTGtgacagtgtgtcagtgtgtgactaCTGCTTGACGTGTGCTGAGGCCTGTGACGTGAGTGTTCCCTCCGTGAGGTCGTGTTTGGATGCCTGTTGCCCTAGTAACAGCTGCCCCACTTGCCCCACCTGCTCCGCCCCCAGCTGCCCCGACTGCCCCAGTTGCCCTGCTCCCACCTGTCCTGCACTGTCTGTGAGTAACTTACcatcacacactcacccacacacacacacacacacaaacacaactaccTTACGTGCCAAGAAGGTTCCAATTGTCctgggttcacgtgagaaagtgctcACACATGTATAGTGTATATATGGATGTGtacatgtggatgtgtgttaAGTGTTTTATACTGTATAGTACTGTGTATGCTGTTCGGCACATCTATTTCCTTCAGGGCCAATAAACAGACCCTGGACACAGGATTTTGCGGTGTTGCAATTTGCATCTTCAACGCCAGTAGCGCACATTCAACACCATGTTGCCATTTTAACCGCAACTTTCACAGAAATAAACTACCTGATGCATTTTTTACATGTTACATGCAACTTCACAGTTCTTGTCGCATCATGGAGAGATTAGAACACATGCACTTTAGTAATGTGCACTTTCTTTATTTTAACAacccctttcttttcctttcactcgtgtgtgtgtgtgtgtgtgtgtgtgtgtgtgtgtgtgtgtgtgtgtgtgtgtgtgtgtgtgtgtgtgtgtgtgtgtgtgtgtgtgtgtgtgtgtgtgtgtgtgtgtgtgtgtgtgtctagtggccGTGTGGAGGTGTGGATCTGACCTGTACGTGCCAAAGGCCCCAGTGTGACACCATCAACTGCTTCTGCTGCGAGGTCCGCTTCAGATgaccacacactcgcacacgcgcacacacacacacacacacacacacacacacacacacacacacacacacacacacacacacaccttcttttgCTTCTGCTCTTACAACGTAGGAGAGTTATTTCAACAAAAACTGGGATACAAAATAATGCTTAACAAATAATATAGTGGTGACCTTAAAATGTTATACACAAGATTGGACCCAATACTTTATTAGTGCCCCTTTCCGTGTCTAAACGACTTGCCATTAATCCATGAACAAAAATGTTTAAACTATTGTGTCACATAgacaaatgaagggtttatttgcaaaatggtgtatctccattttgtagaatgttgggaaattgacatttttgtattgggcattccattgaattgcattgcaaaatgtattttatataggttaaaacagtatgttctcaaaatatttgaatggtaagaattcacacataggtgatagaccctctgaatagtcatttccaataataaaatgcaaaagtgaaaaaatggagatacaccgttttgcaaataaacccttcaaatatacATTAGGCAATATATATTGTTAATTAGCAATCTGGAGATTGGTTCCATTTGGAAGTTATCATAAGCAGCAGCGTTGAGGTGTTGAGCTCTGTTTTCATCCTCTCCATCTCTGACCTTTTAATTGACCACCTCTGTCCCCCATGATATGTTTGTGTGAGGGCTGGACTCACGGTTAAACAGACGGGAAATTATTAACAAATTATTTTTAATTAAATATTGTGGGTAGGAATTGTACGAGTTAAATGGAACAATCCACCTTCTCAGGAAATGTGGCTATATCCCACCTCCCCTTaggttaaataattgagtttataCCGTTCTCCTATTCTTCCAGCCTTTCTCCGGGTCTAGTGATATTATTTCTTAGCCAGGCCAAACCCtgttagtgacgcaacaccttcgacaTTGCTTCTTTGAGCAATGAGCAATATGTGCAgtatatcgtttctgagctctggagaaatCAGGGAATTCCACCCACTTAGTTGGGAACTAATCTACTTTGAGCAGCTTCAACAGCTTAAGCTTCGGGCATTGATTGTTTATATTCCAATATATAATCAATGGCTTCGGCACAACCTTTTCACAGCCTCGACCAGAAACAAACTGAGGGAGGTAGGTCAaccgtgccgtttgggaaacgtgaaTAGTTATGCAAACagccagaccaagtctcgaaaaagagatttgaaagtcaatgataatcaggcaaattaTTTCTAGCTCCAAGTTAGCATGTGTCATGAAACCAAATGAGTGCATAATTAGCTGCTAGCTGGGCCCAATTGATTCAAAGATACATGTTATCTCGGAGGTACAAGTTGCGTCACTGGAGTCAGAGGAGGGCTGGAAGAACAGGAGCAAtgtaatggctcattcttttgaaactcggctgtcggtagacccgaggttgttctcccgacaaccgctgtaaatgcgttctattgcaacagctggggacaatacaaatgtctgaaaacactaatgttaaacaaaCTCTGAATACTCGAAAGTGTTCCGAGTTTGAGTTTCTGAGCCCCgagttgagtacccgttcttttgcactttcccaaGGCGGACGTCTGGGTTTCCGACAATccaagtttcaaaagaatgcaccataaaACTCACTTATTTAATTCGAGGGGAGGTGGGAGATGGACACGTTTGAAGAGATATTGGACTGTTCCCTTGAGAAAGAACGACTTAAGACTTATCTTTCTTTGTATGGCTAATCCTGTCTTGTTCAGGGCCGCATCGGGTTCAGGTCATCAGGTCCAGTGGCGAGCAGGGCATGTGGAGAGCAGGGCATCCAGTGATCAGGTGGTCAGGTCCAGTGGTAGAAGTGTGGAGTGATGGTGCAGGGCATCCATTGCAGGGTCATTGAGGAGCTGAAGATGGACAGATGTACACTCTAGTTGGATGGCAGCTGGGGGCTTGCGTAGTCGATGGGAGGCATGCGTGCAAATGCGCGTCATTGTGCGTTGCGTCATTTACGCATCCTCCACAGTGCCACAAATAACTCCTCCAATGACAATACATGTAATGCGCTCCAAGTATCAAAAATTCTGAGGGCGCATTAAGCTTTGCATGGACACACAATGGCGACCGGAGATTATGTAAGCCCCCTTAGTAGGGTAGTCATTTAACtacctaaataataaaataaaaaaataaaaaatgcttaGCAGTCTTGGAAAAAAGTTACTCCACTTTCTCTCCAGCTGTATTACCAGGCATTGAATAACCATGCCATGCCTCATCTCAGTAGCTTGTGTCAATTATcttaattaattcattaacaGTGCTGTGTCACTGTGTTAACTCGCCGCTAAACCTTGTTGTCTTGAGTTGCCAAAACTTGTCACGCTTAGTCTTTTCCTGTAATTTCAAGAGGTATTGACGACTCAAGACACCAAGGTTTAGCAGCGAGAGTTAGCACAATGACGCAGCACTGTTAATTCATTTATTAATTAAGATAATTTtgtaactaatatttactggtctgaccaaagtacaagtACAGATCTGCAGCCAAAGATCCACTTATTTATGTATGGAAATAGTAAATATCCAACTTAGTAGAAATTAATGGTGGTATACTGGTATGTATTAATGGAAAAGATTTGCGAGATTTGTGAaaaggcagcataaattctgggaAAATCTTTATAAACAGACCCCAATTACTCTACCTTTGACTAAATAAAAGACAAAACTGCAGAATAGCCATCAGCTGGCTTACCATCTTCTAAAAATGAACGTAGCCCGTTTTACCACTTCTTATACACCTTCTTGGATTGCCCCCCAGCTCAGCACCATAGAGTGAAGATCAATCACCATTCTGTGAATTTGTTCAGCTGTTTTCACCCTAACGCGATTATTTTATTCTCATGAACATAAATCAACAGCCatgtatactgtacgtacatgccAATTAGCCTGTGAATTCCCTTGTGCACTCGTTCCgatctgaaggacagcatggaaaACCACTCTGAAAAAATTCGTCTGAGTTTGGGAATCCAACCACACAACAGGAAGGGAGGACAAGACGTATTAGATAAAGAGAAACGTatagtttgtttacagatccaccATGTCGACACCAGATGCAAAACCAAGTTTCCATCAAGCTTAACATAATATTGTAAGTAGCTTAGAACAACCTCCACAACGAGAAAATGAATAGATGGTTCCCAGACTATATCGCACTTAAGATATAGTCTGGCAATAGCAGGCTACAGTCCAATAGGggtacacacaacattgcactaGCCTGATGTTTTCGTGTGGAGAGGAGGCACAAGTGGGAGCAAAGCAAAGCACATAACAAATCAAAGACTAAAAAGTGAATCACTAGATTAATTTTGGAGCCTTGGCTATGGCTCAAACTGTTAAGGCACaatattattgttgttgtgaCCCGGGTGtgattctggcccaaggtcatttcccgatcctcccccatctctctctttcactcggtTCCACACTGTACTATCCACTAAAGGCATAAACACCCCTATACAATCTTAAAATTAAAAAGAGGAATCAGTCAAGCAAGACCTGCATTCTTCATTAAAAAGTCTGTCAACCAAAGGTCGATTAGAGCTCACCATCAGCGCAGTCAGGAAATTCAGGAATCTAAATTTGTACCTTGCAGTGAAAAACTCCATCTGGGATTTTACTATAGTGGAGCAgttaaccaaaacaatcgttcagtttgtgatacaagcatgaaaattggtatacatatagccaaaggtcttccaaaaagatctggatatggaggcatcatgagttttcaacatggtgcccatggcagccatttttcaaaatggccgccaataacagcagttttcttatgagtaatggatataatgtGATATTTTAGACCTATTTACCATTCATAGtgcttggtaaatgtcttatgtataatttaaaagttgtcatgaatattcaagatggccgccattttcaagatggccgccattttcaagatagcAGCCGTCACTTTTATGATTGTCTAATATACTGTAGGTGATATTGGTATCAGTTATTTTTTatgatgcagaattcaaatttgaaactttggaattgaccagaggcttccttttatctcactctatacttaatgtacagtatagtatcactgtttctttcaagaggGCAACCATATGGCCAAAATCAATATAATTGTAAGAAAATGAGTTATAAACCTACTTTGTTAACATGTGATCTAATAAATGTAACAATTCCTAGCAACAACCAAAACATTCAATGAATGGACATGTCATAGAGTGGATGTTTAAGCACTGCCAGGGCTCACTGGCAACACCACTGCTGTGAAACTTGGCATGGGGTTCAGTGCCAGCTAAATACACTCTGCCTAATAATGGCATAGTATCTGTTATTAATATGCTGGTTGTGGTAATGGTCTAGTGATAGTG
This window harbors:
- the si:ch211-198p11.6 gene encoding uncharacterized protein si:ch211-198p11.6, whose translation is MVPLWALSVPLPAVVLMAVCAYMLLLGVALWGRHCLKVECGAECCACCDSVSVCDYCLTCAEACDVSVPSVRSCLDACCPSNSCPTCPTCSAPSCPDCPSCPAPTCPALSWPCGGVDLTCTCQRPQCDTINCFCCEGRIGFRSSGPVASRACGEQGIQ